In the genome of Helicobacter colisuis, one region contains:
- a CDS encoding VacJ family lipoprotein, producing the protein MYKILFFLCFMFSQSIFAQDDFLNEFESEYTSTAINDPFETYNRFMSNVNWGIYDYVFSPALESYNAVTPLGLRIGIYNFFDNLASPLRFLSQLLTLHFKEAGNEFARFSLNSTFGIGGILDIATPNGLYSKRSDFGITFGRWGLDGEFYFVLPLLGPSNFRDILAMPLNALTYPTTYIDSFWTSSTIYTLKEFNYTARHKDTIDTLRRDGLDSYILMRNAYEQFRNELIKE; encoded by the coding sequence ATGTATAAAATCTTATTTTTCTTGTGTTTTATGTTTTCACAATCCATTTTTGCGCAAGATGACTTTTTAAATGAATTTGAATCTGAATACACTTCAACAGCCATCAACGATCCTTTTGAAACTTATAATCGCTTTATGAGCAATGTCAATTGGGGGATTTATGATTATGTTTTTAGCCCTGCCCTAGAGAGTTACAACGCCGTTACTCCACTTGGATTAAGAATTGGTATTTATAACTTTTTTGACAACCTTGCTTCCCCCTTGCGTTTTCTCTCGCAATTATTAACTTTACATTTTAAAGAAGCAGGTAATGAGTTTGCAAGATTCTCGCTTAATAGCACCTTTGGAATTGGAGGAATCTTAGATATTGCAACCCCAAATGGCTTGTATTCTAAGCGTTCTGACTTTGGAATCACCTTTGGGAGATGGGGGCTTGATGGAGAATTCTACTTTGTTTTGCCATTACTTGGTCCCTCAAATTTTCGCGACATTCTTGCAATGCCTCTTAATGCTCTTACTTATCCTACTACTTATATTGATTCTTTTTGGACTTCTAGCACCATTTATACTTTAAAAGAATTTAACTACACTGCAAGACATAAAGACACCATTGATACATTAAGAAGAGATGGTTTAGATTCTTATATCTTAATGAGAAATGCTTATGAGCAATTTAGAAATGAATTAATCAAGGAGTAA
- the hisC gene encoding histidinol-phosphate transaminase, which translates to MTFNSTLDLIQTYEAGKPIELVVREFGIASKDIVKLASNENPLGASPKAIEAITKNAANAHLYPDDSMFALKEGLSKHYQVNSKQIIIGAGSDQIIEFCIHAKANKNSKVLMAKTTFAMYEIYSKMVGATIIKAQSQFHNLKEFLELYKTHNPSIIFLCVPNNPLGECLGKDEIFDFLSKIDSETLVIIDGAYQEYAKVKDTSKAINPKELIQSFPNAIYLGTFSKAYGLGGMRVGYGIAMEEIIQALLKVRPPFNITTLSLVAAIEALKDQEHIKQTTKNNLEQMKLYEDYANKKSISYIPSYGNFITYLFEKPLDSTLIADYLLKKGMIIRNLASYGLNAIRITIGTESQNQRFFALFDEFLG; encoded by the coding sequence ATGACTTTTAATTCCACTTTAGATTTAATCCAGACCTATGAAGCTGGAAAGCCAATAGAGTTAGTTGTAAGAGAATTTGGTATCGCTTCAAAAGATATTGTTAAACTTGCCTCCAATGAAAATCCGCTTGGTGCAAGTCCAAAAGCCATAGAAGCAATTACAAAAAATGCCGCAAATGCGCATTTATATCCAGATGATTCAATGTTTGCCTTAAAAGAAGGCTTAAGCAAACACTATCAAGTCAATTCAAAGCAAATCATTATTGGAGCAGGAAGCGATCAAATCATTGAATTCTGTATCCACGCAAAAGCTAATAAAAATAGCAAAGTCTTAATGGCAAAAACCACATTTGCAATGTATGAAATTTACTCTAAAATGGTGGGCGCAACTATCATCAAAGCACAAAGCCAATTTCATAACCTTAAAGAGTTTTTAGAACTTTATAAAACTCACAATCCATCTATCATCTTTCTTTGTGTCCCAAACAATCCCTTAGGTGAGTGTTTAGGTAAAGATGAAATTTTTGATTTTCTAAGCAAAATCGATTCAGAAACACTTGTAATTATTGATGGTGCCTACCAAGAATACGCAAAAGTCAAAGACACAAGCAAAGCCATTAATCCAAAAGAACTCATTCAAAGTTTTCCTAATGCAATTTATTTAGGAACTTTTTCTAAAGCTTATGGATTAGGCGGTATGAGAGTTGGATATGGAATTGCCATGGAAGAAATCATACAAGCACTCTTAAAAGTGCGTCCGCCCTTTAATATCACCACCCTTTCTCTTGTAGCTGCCATTGAAGCACTAAAAGACCAAGAACATATCAAGCAAACTACCAAAAACAATTTAGAGCAAATGAAACTCTATGAAGATTACGCTAATAAAAAAAGTATTTCATACATTCCATCTTATGGGAATTTCATTACTTATCTTTTTGAAAAACCACTTGATTCAACTCTTATTGCTGATTATCTTCTCAAAAAAGGAATGATTATTCGCAATCTTGCTTCTTATGGATTGAATGCTATTCGTATTACCATTGGGACAGAAAGTCAGAATCAACGCTTTTTTGCTCTTTTTGATGAATTCTTGGGATAG
- a CDS encoding MlaC/ttg2D family ABC transporter substrate-binding protein, whose protein sequence is MKFVLSFLFLVFSSFALEFNQIDKTMENKINKTLQILQTSNQSINAIAQEIFNLFDMVFDYELMAKLSLSKKYKDLTKDQQNAFNKAFEASLKRSFTDKLHLYKDETIKVLGGEKIKNNRYNLKTSIILDGKINYIIFKFRESNGDWKIYDVDVLGISVIQTYRSQFADIIDQQGFEALLKKLESEIIFEN, encoded by the coding sequence ATGAAATTTGTTTTAAGCTTTTTATTTTTGGTGTTTTCAAGTTTTGCACTTGAATTTAACCAAATCGATAAAACTATGGAAAACAAAATCAATAAAACCTTACAAATCCTACAAACTTCTAATCAAAGCATAAACGCTATTGCACAAGAAATTTTTAATCTTTTTGATATGGTCTTTGATTATGAACTTATGGCAAAACTCTCCCTCTCAAAAAAATACAAAGACTTAACAAAAGATCAGCAAAACGCCTTTAATAAAGCCTTTGAAGCAAGTCTAAAACGCAGTTTTACTGATAAACTTCATCTTTACAAAGATGAAACAATAAAAGTCTTAGGTGGAGAAAAAATCAAAAATAATCGCTACAACCTCAAAACTTCTATTATTTTAGATGGAAAAATCAACTACATTATCTTTAAATTTAGAGAATCAAATGGTGATTGGAAAATCTATGATGTTGATGTTTTAGGTATTAGCGTTATCCAAACTTACCGCTCACAATTTGCTGATATTATTGATCAACAAGGCTTTGAAGCCCTGCTAAAAAAATTAGAAAGTGAAATTATCTTTGAAAATTAA
- the fliF gene encoding flagellar basal-body MS-ring/collar protein FliF, producing the protein MDLKVLFEQIRSLYKRLNKKQKIVILATIVAIVAFISGLIVWNSINNKAGVMYPGYAVLFEGVSPEDGALIIQQLQQDKIPYRIPKDNTILIPQELVYEQRMKLASNGIPKSSKVGFEIFDTKDFGATDFDQRIKYLRAIEGELARTIESLSPIQKATVHLAQPERSVFVSEQTPPTASVVLAFKPAQTLTPKQISGIKNIVSSAVPNLTIENVEVVNEKGEPLSELDELGGARELAAAQLRYKNNFEQSLEEKIINILAPIAGGREGVVAKVTAEFDFAQKESTQEYYDPSNVVRSEQNLEEKREGFKPKEIGGVPGVVSNIGPIQGLEDEDNKERYEKSQTTTNYEISKTISNIKGEFATIRRLSAAVVVDGKYLKQLDENGVEQLQYTALNQGEMEQISALVRQAIGFNEQRGDEVSVSNFQLNGQNSGFKARTPLERFLETTQNLLAPFMPLLKYVIVGIILFLFYKKVILPFSERMLEAKADEEEEIESLLKIDEDEEESSDKLNEVRRRIEDQLGFGNGSNEDEVKYGVLLEKIREIAQEKPTELANLFQTLVHDELGIDSIGAPRGGK; encoded by the coding sequence ATGGATTTAAAAGTATTATTTGAACAAATAAGAAGCCTTTACAAACGCCTTAATAAAAAACAAAAAATTGTTATTTTAGCTACTATTGTAGCCATTGTTGCTTTTATATCAGGCTTGATTGTTTGGAATTCTATAAACAATAAAGCTGGGGTAATGTATCCGGGGTATGCTGTTTTGTTTGAAGGAGTTAGCCCAGAAGATGGAGCGTTAATTATCCAGCAACTCCAACAAGACAAAATCCCTTATCGCATCCCTAAGGACAATACAATTTTAATCCCACAAGAGCTTGTTTATGAGCAAAGAATGAAACTCGCAAGCAATGGGATTCCAAAAAGTAGCAAAGTAGGCTTTGAAATCTTTGATACAAAAGATTTTGGCGCCACGGATTTTGATCAGAGAATCAAATACCTCCGCGCCATTGAGGGAGAACTTGCAAGAACTATTGAAAGTCTCTCTCCAATCCAAAAAGCAACCGTGCATCTTGCGCAACCCGAAAGAAGCGTTTTTGTAAGTGAGCAAACTCCACCTACTGCTTCTGTTGTTTTAGCGTTCAAACCAGCACAAACTCTTACCCCTAAGCAAATCTCCGGTATCAAAAATATTGTTTCTTCTGCAGTGCCTAATTTAACCATTGAAAATGTGGAAGTTGTCAATGAAAAAGGTGAGCCTCTTAGCGAACTAGATGAGCTAGGTGGCGCAAGGGAATTAGCTGCTGCACAATTGCGTTATAAAAATAACTTTGAGCAATCTTTGGAAGAAAAGATTATCAATATTCTAGCTCCTATTGCAGGTGGAAGAGAGGGCGTGGTAGCCAAGGTAACTGCGGAATTTGATTTTGCTCAAAAAGAAAGTACACAAGAATACTATGACCCAAGCAATGTCGTAAGAAGCGAACAAAACCTTGAAGAAAAACGCGAAGGTTTTAAGCCCAAAGAAATAGGTGGAGTCCCAGGAGTAGTCAGCAATATCGGACCTATCCAAGGTTTAGAAGATGAAGACAATAAAGAACGCTATGAAAAATCACAAACTACTACAAACTATGAAATTAGCAAAACTATCTCTAATATCAAAGGAGAATTTGCCACAATTAGACGCCTTTCTGCAGCCGTAGTTGTTGATGGTAAATACCTAAAACAACTTGATGAAAATGGCGTTGAACAGCTACAATACACCGCACTAAACCAAGGTGAAATGGAGCAAATCTCTGCACTTGTAAGACAAGCTATTGGCTTTAACGAACAAAGGGGCGATGAAGTCTCTGTAAGCAACTTCCAGCTTAATGGACAAAATTCAGGCTTTAAGGCTAGAACTCCGCTAGAGCGTTTCTTAGAGACTACACAAAATCTACTTGCACCTTTTATGCCGCTTCTTAAGTATGTCATTGTGGGGATTATTTTATTCTTGTTCTACAAAAAGGTCATCTTGCCTTTCAGCGAGAGAATGCTTGAAGCCAAAGCTGATGAAGAAGAAGAAATCGAATCGCTTCTTAAGATTGATGAAGATGAAGAAGAAAGTAGTGATAAACTTAATGAAGTTAGAAGACGCATTGAAGATCAACTTGGCTTTGGCAATGGAAGCAATGAAGATGAAGTTAAATACGGAGTTCTTTTAGAGAAAATTCGTGAAATCGCCCAAGAAAAACCAACCGAATTAGCCAATTTATTTCAAACTTTGGTGCATGATGAATTAGGAATTGATAGTATTGGTGCACCAAGAGGAGGTAAATAA
- a CDS encoding TolC family protein translates to MSLKTLFSLCFFISFGYSLTLQEAIDLTLKANHTIKEQEFLLQEAQYNYKTYQSPFYPSINATYSTDRTNRISSQRTRKTSGNLGANIQLNLFNGLSDYYNLASYKSLSKAQEHQLQATKEDIILLVKTAYINVLRQKQNVIVAEQSKALLEEQRRESAEFYRVGLIPKNDLLEVEVELNNSIQTLLSAKSNLAYSLKNLERYTRTKINLKDLVELRLHQPTLIESTLKNLMYQKRSELLFLDSVIQSKDYLVKSAKGNFLPNINVIGDYMRYGEDYKLTKRTNKYNDETMITLQINLNLFNGFNDKYTLESTKVNKLAFESQRITLLEDLDLQLFSALETYNLSLNAYKVALSALAQAEENYRISQNRYKERIQSTSDFLDAEYLLTQARTNVVLNRYAILQALAEIERITQTPQITN, encoded by the coding sequence ATGTCGCTTAAAACACTATTTTCTTTATGCTTTTTTATAAGCTTTGGCTATTCTCTTACTTTGCAAGAAGCGATTGATTTAACACTCAAAGCAAATCATACTATCAAAGAGCAAGAATTTCTTTTGCAAGAAGCACAATACAATTACAAAACCTATCAAAGCCCATTTTACCCCTCTATTAATGCCACTTATTCAACTGATAGAACCAACCGTATCTCAAGCCAACGCACTAGAAAAACTTCAGGGAATCTAGGTGCAAACATACAGCTAAATCTTTTTAATGGTTTGAGTGATTATTATAATCTTGCGAGTTACAAATCTCTCTCAAAAGCGCAAGAACACCAACTCCAAGCTACTAAAGAAGATATTATTTTGCTTGTTAAAACCGCATATATCAACGTCTTAAGACAAAAGCAAAATGTCATTGTTGCTGAACAATCCAAAGCACTCCTAGAAGAACAAAGGCGCGAAAGTGCAGAATTTTATAGAGTAGGCTTGATTCCTAAAAATGATTTATTAGAAGTGGAAGTTGAGCTTAATAACTCTATTCAAACCCTACTAAGCGCTAAAAGCAATCTAGCCTATTCTCTAAAAAATCTTGAACGCTACACGCGCACTAAAATTAACCTAAAAGACTTAGTTGAACTTAGACTTCACCAACCTACTCTCATAGAATCAACACTCAAAAATTTAATGTATCAAAAACGCTCTGAATTACTTTTTTTAGATTCAGTAATCCAAAGCAAAGATTACTTGGTTAAAAGCGCTAAGGGGAATTTCCTACCTAATATCAATGTTATTGGAGATTATATGCGCTATGGAGAGGATTACAAGCTTACCAAAAGAACTAATAAATATAACGACGAAACAATGATTACTCTGCAAATTAATCTCAATCTTTTTAATGGATTTAACGACAAATATACCTTAGAATCAACTAAAGTCAATAAACTCGCCTTTGAGAGCCAAAGAATCACTTTATTAGAAGATTTAGATTTGCAACTTTTCTCCGCCCTAGAAACCTACAATCTCTCACTAAATGCTTACAAAGTCGCTTTAAGCGCTCTTGCTCAAGCTGAAGAAAACTATCGTATTTCCCAAAATCGTTACAAAGAGAGAATCCAAAGCACCAGCGACTTTTTAGATGCAGAATATTTATTAACTCAAGCAAGAACTAATGTGGTTTTAAATCGCTATGCGATTCTTCAAGCCTTGGCAGAAATCGAAAGAATCACACAAACTCCACAAATTACTAATTGA
- the fliH gene encoding flagellar assembly protein FliH, producing MNNINEHKNIITEERKSKHDIQKYSFRNMEVAKKQQTLDTKKDFAQKEPEPTISQTSPISQDLSEEQIQEVQKIEEIPVQVAPSLKLFETEVVDKILQKSDVLAQSLQKLQEQFDKQEKEISQKVIEAKAEAKEQGFNEGYQKAKQELETQINSQKELYSLSIKRIDEHISNAKNHIINLEKELSSIALDIAKEVITNEVNTNSAKIATSLARNLLQNLAENTQVTLKVFPGDLEELKETLQDLNNVSIQGDPAIAKGGVIILSNEGNIDGDIYMRFEALKKSILESRF from the coding sequence TTGAATAACATTAACGAACACAAAAACATCATCACAGAAGAAAGAAAATCAAAACACGATATTCAAAAATATAGTTTTAGAAATATGGAAGTTGCCAAAAAACAACAAACTTTAGATACAAAAAAAGATTTTGCACAAAAGGAGCCAGAACCAACTATATCACAAACCTCTCCTATATCTCAAGATTTATCAGAAGAGCAAATTCAAGAAGTGCAAAAAATAGAAGAAATACCAGTTCAAGTAGCTCCTTCACTCAAACTCTTTGAAACAGAGGTTGTTGATAAGATTCTCCAAAAGAGTGATGTTCTAGCGCAATCTTTGCAAAAACTCCAAGAACAATTTGATAAACAAGAAAAAGAAATTAGCCAAAAAGTTATTGAAGCCAAAGCTGAAGCCAAAGAACAAGGATTTAATGAAGGCTATCAAAAAGCCAAACAAGAATTAGAAACGCAAATCAATAGCCAAAAAGAGCTTTATTCTTTAAGCATTAAACGCATTGATGAGCATATTAGTAATGCCAAAAATCACATTATTAATCTTGAGAAAGAATTGAGCTCTATCGCACTTGACATCGCCAAAGAAGTCATCACCAATGAAGTCAATACTAATAGCGCTAAAATCGCTACTTCTCTAGCAAGAAATCTCCTGCAAAATCTTGCAGAAAATACACAAGTTACACTAAAAGTTTTCCCAGGGGACTTAGAAGAGCTAAAAGAAACATTGCAAGATTTAAATAATGTAAGCATTCAAGGAGATCCAGCAATCGCCAAAGGAGGTGTAATTATTTTAAGTAATGAAGGCAATATTGATGGAGATATTTATATGCGTTTTGAAGCCCTTAAAAAATCCATTTTAGAAAGTAGATTCTAA
- the fliG gene encoding flagellar motor switch protein FliG translates to MPSITLNPRQQAQYDEFSMAEKIAILLVQLGDEITGEVFSHLDLDSITEISKYIAQNSGVDKTIAAAILEEFYAIFQSNQYISTGGFEYAKELLYRTLGPEAAKRVLDKLAKSMQSSQNFAYLSRVRPQQLSDFIIHEHPQTIALILAHMDPTNAAETLSFFSDDLRAEIAIRMANLGDISPNVVKRVSTVLENKLESLTSYKVEVGGVRAVAEVFNRLGQKAAKATIAYIEQIDDQLAGAIKEMMFTFEDIEKLDNNAIREILKIVDKKDLILALKASPEELKQKFMSNMSQRASDQFLEEMQFLGAVKVKDVEAAQRRIVETVQSLSEQGVIQIGEQEDTIE, encoded by the coding sequence ATGCCATCTATCACATTAAATCCGAGACAACAAGCGCAATATGATGAATTCTCTATGGCGGAAAAAATCGCTATTTTATTAGTTCAGTTAGGTGATGAAATTACTGGGGAAGTTTTTTCGCATCTTGACTTAGATTCTATTACTGAAATCTCAAAATACATCGCCCAAAATTCCGGTGTAGATAAAACTATCGCTGCGGCTATTTTAGAAGAATTTTATGCTATTTTTCAATCCAATCAATACATTTCAACAGGTGGTTTTGAATATGCTAAAGAATTACTCTATCGCACACTAGGTCCAGAAGCTGCCAAAAGAGTTTTGGATAAACTTGCAAAATCAATGCAATCTTCACAAAATTTTGCTTATCTTTCGCGTGTGCGCCCACAACAACTTTCAGACTTTATTATTCACGAGCATCCGCAAACTATTGCTCTAATTCTTGCACACATGGATCCTACTAATGCTGCAGAAACATTAAGTTTCTTTTCAGATGATTTGCGCGCAGAAATCGCCATTCGTATGGCTAATCTTGGTGATATTTCCCCCAATGTTGTCAAGCGCGTTTCAACCGTTTTGGAAAATAAGCTCGAATCGCTTACAAGCTACAAAGTAGAAGTGGGTGGTGTGCGTGCTGTTGCAGAAGTCTTTAACCGCTTAGGTCAAAAAGCCGCTAAGGCAACTATTGCTTATATCGAACAAATTGATGATCAATTAGCAGGTGCGATTAAAGAAATGATGTTTACCTTTGAAGATATTGAAAAGCTTGATAATAACGCCATTAGAGAGATTCTAAAAATTGTCGATAAAAAAGACTTGATTCTAGCACTTAAAGCTTCTCCAGAGGAGCTTAAACAAAAATTTATGTCCAATATGTCTCAAAGGGCTAGTGATCAGTTTTTAGAAGAAATGCAATTTTTAGGCGCTGTTAAGGTTAAAGATGTTGAAGCTGCACAAAGAAGAATTGTAGAAACCGTGCAATCACTCTCTGAACAAGGCGTAATACAAATTGGCGAACAAGAGGATACCATTGAATAA
- the dxs gene encoding 1-deoxy-D-xylulose-5-phosphate synthase, whose amino-acid sequence MSLDPKYLEILKKDNFNEDDYITLNELAQAIRQRILEVVSKNGGHLSSCLGSVELIIAMHCVFDSPNDPFIFDVSHQAYAHKLLTDRWDSFETLRQTNGISGFTKPQESNHDYFIAGHSSTSISLGVGVAKAFLLNHSKNIPVVLIGDGAMSAGLAYEALNELGDRKYPMVIILNDNEMSIAEPIGAISKYLSQVIAGSFIQKIKSKVSNAFNKMPNATYLAKRFEESLKLITPGLLFEELGLEYIGPINGHNLKELINVFKLAKNLKKPIVVHTQTLKGKGYPYAEGHLEHWHGVSPFDMQKGVSLSQSTSKSPTQIFAQTLLEYAQNDSKIVGITAAMPSGTGLDLLIKHFPKRFWDVAIAEQHATTQASSLAKEGFKPFVAIYSTFLQRAFDQLIHDVGIMKMPVKFAIDRAGIVGEDGETHQGVFDIAYLKIIPNFTLFAPRDNATLKEAIAFAKDFSDGPCAFRYPRKSFLLEDNLIQPTPFIYGKLEILQEAKSDILLIGYGNGVGRAIKCAQILKESNLECGIVDLRFLKPLDEVSLQNLGQRYSCWFIFSDSAKMGGVGESLCTLAQNYNLSIKIHSFEFEDTFIPHGITQEIESLMGANPQNIAKEILKIIGKENV is encoded by the coding sequence ATGTCTCTTGATCCAAAATACTTAGAAATTTTAAAAAAAGATAATTTTAACGAGGATGATTATATCACACTCAATGAGTTGGCACAGGCTATACGCCAAAGAATCTTAGAGGTTGTCTCCAAAAATGGTGGTCATCTAAGCTCCTGTTTAGGATCTGTAGAATTAATTATAGCAATGCATTGTGTTTTTGATTCGCCAAATGATCCTTTTATTTTTGATGTTAGCCACCAAGCTTATGCGCACAAACTTCTAACAGATCGTTGGGATAGCTTTGAAACCTTGCGTCAAACCAATGGTATTAGTGGTTTTACAAAACCTCAAGAAAGCAATCACGACTATTTCATAGCAGGACACAGCTCCACTTCTATCTCCCTTGGAGTAGGAGTAGCAAAAGCTTTTTTACTTAATCACTCTAAAAATATTCCCGTTGTTTTAATTGGAGATGGCGCAATGAGCGCTGGATTAGCTTATGAAGCTCTTAATGAGCTAGGTGATAGAAAATATCCTATGGTGATTATTTTAAATGATAATGAAATGAGTATTGCAGAGCCTATTGGCGCAATTAGTAAGTATCTTTCCCAAGTCATTGCAGGAAGTTTTATTCAAAAAATCAAATCAAAAGTGAGTAATGCTTTTAACAAAATGCCAAATGCTACTTACCTAGCTAAACGATTTGAAGAATCCCTTAAACTTATCACCCCAGGATTACTCTTTGAAGAACTTGGGTTAGAATACATTGGTCCTATTAATGGACATAATCTTAAAGAATTAATCAATGTATTCAAACTTGCCAAAAATTTAAAAAAACCTATTGTAGTGCATACTCAAACACTAAAAGGCAAAGGCTATCCTTATGCAGAAGGTCATTTAGAACATTGGCATGGTGTGAGTCCTTTTGATATGCAAAAGGGAGTTTCTCTTTCACAATCAACTTCCAAAAGCCCAACTCAAATCTTTGCGCAAACGCTTTTAGAATACGCACAAAATGATTCAAAAATAGTGGGTATCACCGCAGCAATGCCAAGCGGAACAGGGCTTGATTTACTTATCAAGCACTTTCCTAAACGCTTTTGGGATGTTGCTATTGCTGAACAACATGCCACAACACAAGCAAGCTCTTTGGCAAAAGAAGGCTTTAAGCCCTTTGTTGCTATTTATTCCACCTTTTTGCAACGCGCTTTTGATCAGCTAATCCATGATGTAGGCATTATGAAAATGCCAGTTAAATTTGCTATTGATCGCGCAGGAATTGTGGGTGAAGATGGAGAAACTCATCAGGGTGTTTTTGATATTGCCTATCTTAAAATAATCCCTAATTTTACACTTTTTGCACCACGCGATAATGCTACTTTAAAAGAAGCCATTGCTTTTGCAAAAGATTTTTCTGATGGACCTTGTGCTTTCCGCTATCCTAGAAAATCATTTTTGCTTGAAGATAATCTCATTCAGCCCACTCCTTTTATCTATGGCAAACTAGAGATTTTACAAGAAGCTAAAAGCGATATCTTACTTATTGGTTATGGCAATGGGGTTGGTAGAGCTATAAAATGTGCTCAGATTCTAAAAGAATCAAACCTAGAATGTGGCATAGTAGATCTACGATTCCTAAAACCACTTGATGAAGTATCCTTACAGAATCTTGGACAAAGATATTCTTGTTGGTTTATCTTTAGCGATAGTGCCAAAATGGGTGGAGTTGGCGAATCACTTTGCACCCTAGCCCAAAATTACAATCTTTCAATCAAAATTCATTCTTTTGAATTTGAAGATACTTTTATTCCTCATGGTATAACACAAGAAATAGAATCTCTAATGGGAGCTAATCCACAAAATATTGCCAAAGAAATTTTAAAGATCATAGGAAAAGAAAATGTATAA